In one window of Caenimonas aquaedulcis DNA:
- a CDS encoding nucleotidyl transferase AbiEii/AbiGii toxin family protein, protein MFERLHHLRIAQVLQSLDADVLRAHHCYFGGGTAIALRHGEYRESVDIDFLVSDVGGWRELRALLTGPQGISSLVREGAEPLELQREVRADPYGIRVAVMAAGKAVKFEIVLEARMALAPPGRTDVICGVACLSPLDMAASKLLANSDRWMDDGVFSRDLIDLAMMKPDLPLLRAAVAKAQGAYGESVLRDLGRAIHRMKSRDGWLERCMDMMSMNVTKALVWQRIRALRRVLP, encoded by the coding sequence ATGTTTGAACGGCTGCATCATCTGCGGATCGCGCAGGTGCTCCAGTCGCTGGACGCCGACGTGCTTCGCGCGCACCATTGCTATTTCGGTGGCGGCACCGCCATCGCGCTGCGCCATGGCGAATACCGTGAGTCGGTGGACATCGATTTCCTCGTGTCGGACGTGGGCGGCTGGCGTGAGTTGCGCGCCCTGCTGACCGGTCCCCAAGGCATCTCGTCCCTCGTGCGCGAAGGCGCCGAACCGCTGGAACTCCAACGCGAGGTCCGCGCGGATCCCTATGGCATCCGGGTGGCGGTGATGGCCGCGGGGAAGGCGGTGAAATTCGAGATCGTCCTCGAAGCCCGCATGGCGCTGGCCCCGCCGGGCAGGACGGACGTGATCTGCGGCGTGGCCTGTCTTTCGCCCCTGGACATGGCGGCCAGCAAACTGCTGGCGAATTCGGATCGCTGGATGGATGACGGCGTCTTCAGCCGGGACCTGATCGACCTGGCCATGATGAAGCCGGACTTGCCGCTGCTGCGCGCTGCGGTGGCGAAGGCCCAGGGCGCCTACGGCGAATCCGTGTTGCGCGACCTGGGCAGGGCGATCCACCGCATGAAATCCCGCGATGGCTGGCTGGAGCGCTGCATGGACATGATGTCGATGAACGTCACGAAGGCACTGGTCTGGCAGCGCATCCGTGCGCTGCGGCGCGTGTTGCCCTGA
- the uraD gene encoding 2-oxo-4-hydroxy-4-carboxy-5-ureidoimidazoline decarboxylase gives MTITLAQLNAAAPQEAAAMLDGLYEHSPWIAQAALAQRPFASLTQLKHAMARIVAEAGADRQLALIRAHPELAGKAMVSRTLTSESTNEQGKAGLTDCTPEEFARIQQLNADYNAKFGFPFILAVRGPRGTGLTRREIIDTFARRLDNPVDFERAEALRNIHRIVELRVNDKFGVEPDLGNIVWDWQEKLAQFSDPEFKEKGQLTVTYLTDAHRAAAAFIASEMKACGFDEVKIDAVGNVVGVHKAAAAGAKALLTGSHYDTVRNGGKYDGRLGIFTPMACVRELARQQRRLPFDFEVIGFSEEEGQRYKATFLGSGALIGAFNPAWLEQKDADGVTMREAMRHAGLPATLEAIAALRRDPARYLGFVEVHIEQGPVLNEIDLPLGIVTSINGGVRYLCEVIGMASHAGTTPMNRRRDAASAVAELALYIEQRAARDGDSVGTIGIWTVPGGSTNVVPGRCQFTLDLRAPTDAQRDALVKDVLDELQAICTRRGVRHTLEETMRAAAAPSAPKWQQRWERAVESLGVPLHRMPSGAGHDAMKLHEVMPQAMLFVRGQNSGISHNPLESTTSDDIELAVHAFQRLLDDLARENP, from the coding sequence GTGACGATCACACTTGCACAACTCAATGCCGCCGCGCCGCAGGAAGCCGCGGCGATGCTGGACGGCCTCTACGAACACTCGCCGTGGATCGCGCAGGCCGCGCTCGCACAGCGCCCCTTCGCGTCGCTCACGCAGCTCAAGCACGCGATGGCGCGCATCGTCGCCGAGGCGGGCGCGGACAGGCAGCTCGCGCTGATCCGCGCCCACCCGGAGCTCGCGGGCAAGGCGATGGTGAGCAGGACGCTCACCTCCGAGTCCACGAACGAGCAGGGCAAGGCCGGCCTCACCGATTGCACGCCCGAGGAATTCGCGCGCATCCAGCAGCTCAACGCGGACTACAACGCGAAGTTCGGCTTCCCGTTCATCCTCGCCGTGCGCGGGCCGCGGGGCACGGGCCTCACGCGGCGCGAGATCATCGACACCTTCGCGCGACGCCTGGACAACCCGGTGGACTTCGAACGCGCCGAGGCGCTGCGCAACATCCACCGGATCGTGGAGCTGCGCGTGAACGACAAGTTCGGGGTGGAGCCGGACTTGGGGAACATCGTGTGGGACTGGCAGGAGAAGCTCGCGCAGTTCAGCGATCCGGAGTTCAAGGAGAAGGGGCAGCTGACGGTGACCTACCTGACCGACGCGCATCGCGCGGCGGCGGCGTTCATCGCCTCCGAGATGAAGGCCTGCGGCTTCGACGAGGTGAAGATCGACGCGGTCGGCAACGTGGTGGGGGTACACAAGGCGGCGGCCGCCGGCGCGAAGGCGCTCCTCACCGGCAGCCACTACGACACCGTCCGCAATGGCGGGAAGTACGACGGGCGCCTGGGCATCTTCACCCCCATGGCGTGCGTGCGCGAACTCGCGCGGCAGCAGCGCCGCCTGCCCTTCGACTTCGAAGTGATCGGCTTCTCGGAGGAGGAAGGCCAGCGCTACAAGGCGACCTTTCTCGGCTCCGGCGCGCTCATCGGCGCGTTCAACCCGGCGTGGCTGGAGCAGAAGGACGCGGACGGCGTCACCATGCGCGAGGCGATGCGGCACGCCGGACTGCCCGCGACGCTGGAGGCGATCGCCGCGCTGCGGCGCGACCCGGCGCGCTACCTCGGCTTCGTCGAAGTCCACATCGAACAGGGCCCCGTGCTCAACGAGATCGACCTGCCGCTGGGCATCGTCACCTCCATCAATGGCGGCGTGCGCTACCTGTGCGAGGTGATCGGCATGGCCAGCCATGCGGGCACCACGCCGATGAACCGCCGGCGCGATGCGGCGTCCGCCGTGGCGGAACTTGCGCTCTACATCGAGCAGCGCGCCGCGCGCGACGGCGACTCGGTGGGCACCATCGGCATCTGGACCGTGCCCGGCGGATCGACCAACGTGGTGCCCGGCCGCTGCCAGTTCACGCTCGACCTGCGCGCGCCGACGGACGCGCAGCGCGACGCCTTGGTGAAGGATGTGCTCGATGAACTGCAGGCGATCTGCACGCGGCGCGGCGTGCGGCACACCCTCGAAGAGACGATGCGCGCCGCGGCGGCGCCGAGCGCCCCGAAGTGGCAGCAGCGCTGGGAGCGCGCGGTGGAAAGCCTCGGCGTGCCGCTGCACCGCATGCCCAGCGGCGCGGGCCACGACGCCATGAAGCTCCACGAAGTAATGCCGCAGGCGATGCTCTTCGTGCGCGGCCAGAACTCCGGCATCAGCCACAACCCGCTCGAATCCACGACCAGCGACGACATCGAGCTCGCCGTCCACGCCTTCCAGCGCCTGCTGGACGATCTCGCCAGAGAAAACCCATGA
- a CDS encoding sulfite exporter TauE/SafE family protein: MDFALVLILGLVAGTVGGIVGFGTSIMVMPALVLVYGPRQAVPIMAIAVVMANASRVAAWWREVDWRTTLAYSATGMPFAAMGARTLLVLPPGIVEAVLGAFFIVMIPVRRWMALQDWRLNRWHLAVVGAFIGFLSGIVVSTGPLNTPFFLMHGLVKGAYLGTEAMSSLAVFGAKAVTFRALGALPAEAVIDGLIIGSSLMAGAFIAKRYVRKIDAERFRLLMDGLLLVAGLTMLWAALAR; encoded by the coding sequence CTGGACTTCGCGCTCGTCCTCATCCTGGGCCTGGTCGCGGGCACCGTCGGCGGCATCGTCGGCTTTGGCACGTCCATCATGGTCATGCCCGCGCTGGTGCTCGTGTACGGCCCGCGGCAGGCCGTGCCGATCATGGCCATCGCCGTGGTCATGGCCAACGCCTCGCGCGTGGCGGCCTGGTGGCGCGAAGTGGACTGGCGCACCACGCTCGCCTATTCGGCCACCGGCATGCCCTTCGCCGCGATGGGCGCACGCACCTTGCTGGTGCTGCCCCCGGGCATCGTCGAGGCGGTGCTGGGCGCCTTCTTCATCGTGATGATTCCCGTGCGCCGGTGGATGGCGCTGCAGGACTGGAGGCTCAACCGCTGGCACCTGGCCGTGGTCGGCGCGTTCATCGGATTCCTGAGCGGGATCGTCGTGAGCACGGGGCCGCTCAACACACCCTTCTTCCTGATGCACGGGCTCGTGAAGGGCGCGTACCTGGGCACCGAAGCCATGAGCTCGCTCGCGGTGTTCGGCGCGAAGGCCGTGACCTTCCGCGCGCTCGGCGCCCTGCCGGCCGAAGCGGTGATCGACGGGCTCATCATCGGCAGCTCGCTCATGGCCGGCGCCTTCATCGCCAAGCGCTACGTGAGGAAGATCGACGCGGAGCGCTTCCGCCTGCTCATGGATGGGCTGCTGCTGGTGGCCGGGCTCACGATGCTGTGGGCGGCGCTGGCGCGCTAG
- the puuE gene encoding allantoinase PuuE: MTYDSTAPYPRDLAGYGRHPPHAQWPGGARIALQFVLNYEEGGENAVLHGDAGSEQFLSEMFNPASYPARHMSMEGIYEYGSRAGVWRILREFEKRDLPLTVFGVSTALQRHPDLASAFRDMGHEIACHGLKWIHYQNVDEAVEREHMMQAMRIIERLTGERPLGWYTGRDSPNTRRLVADYGGFEYDSDYYGDDLPFWMKVRKSDGAVVPHLVVPYTLDANDMRFSLPQGFAQADDFFIYLRDSFDALYAEGDTAPKMMSIGMHCRLLGRPGRIVALQRFLDHVEKHDKVWVCRRIDIARHWKQTHPYRG, translated from the coding sequence ATGACCTACGACAGCACCGCCCCCTACCCGCGAGACCTCGCCGGCTACGGCCGCCACCCGCCGCATGCGCAGTGGCCGGGCGGCGCGCGCATCGCGCTGCAGTTCGTGCTCAATTACGAGGAAGGCGGCGAGAACGCGGTGCTGCACGGCGACGCGGGCTCCGAGCAATTCCTGTCGGAGATGTTCAATCCCGCGAGCTACCCGGCGCGGCACATGAGCATGGAAGGCATCTACGAATACGGCTCGCGCGCCGGCGTGTGGCGCATCCTGCGTGAATTCGAGAAGCGCGACCTGCCGCTGACGGTGTTCGGCGTGAGCACGGCGCTGCAACGCCATCCGGACCTCGCGTCCGCCTTCCGGGACATGGGCCACGAGATCGCGTGCCACGGCCTGAAGTGGATCCACTACCAGAACGTGGACGAAGCGGTCGAGCGCGAACACATGATGCAGGCCATGCGCATCATCGAGCGGCTCACCGGGGAACGCCCGCTCGGCTGGTACACCGGGCGCGACAGCCCCAACACCCGCCGGCTGGTGGCGGACTACGGCGGCTTCGAATACGACAGCGACTACTACGGCGACGACCTGCCCTTCTGGATGAAGGTGCGCAAGAGCGACGGGGCGGTGGTGCCGCATCTCGTCGTTCCCTACACACTCGATGCGAACGACATGCGCTTTTCGCTGCCGCAGGGCTTCGCGCAGGCCGACGACTTCTTCATCTACCTGCGCGACAGTTTCGACGCGCTCTACGCGGAGGGCGACACCGCGCCGAAGATGATGAGCATCGGCATGCACTGCCGCCTGCTCGGGCGCCCCGGGCGCATCGTCGCGCTGCAGCGCTTCCTGGACCATGTGGAGAAGCACGACAAGGTGTGGGTCTGCCGCCGCATCGACATCGCGCGCCACTGGAAACAGACCCATCCCTATCGAGGCTGA
- a CDS encoding urate hydroxylase PuuD: MESYLLDWANLLLRWAHVITAIAWVGSSFYFVFLDSSLTPPVDEDLKKQGVSGELWAVHGGGFYHPVKFAVSPPKLPEHLHWFFWESYTTWLTGFSLFTISYLWHASTYLIDRSLVAWSPPMAIAVALAFLVVFWIAYDAICRLFGQRKNGDAIVGALVLVLVCVASWLACHWFAGRAAFLLVGAMIATAMSANVFFWIIPGQRKVIASIKAGEPVDPIHGQRGKQRSVHNTYFTLPVIFAMLSNHYSFTWSHPRNWLVLILMMFAGAAIRQFFVMRHGYKLGRNANPLPYALVGVAVIAATVVWLAPAASTQPAAAAQPAADYAAVQKVFEQRCYLCHGAQVQMKNVRLDSPEGVKQHAQSIYQQVVVTKVMPMNNATGITEAERGLVARWFQAGAPAP; encoded by the coding sequence ATGGAAAGCTACCTCCTGGACTGGGCCAACCTGCTGCTGCGCTGGGCCCACGTGATCACGGCCATCGCCTGGGTCGGTTCGTCCTTCTATTTCGTCTTCCTCGATTCCAGCCTGACGCCGCCGGTCGACGAGGACCTGAAGAAGCAGGGCGTGAGCGGCGAGCTGTGGGCCGTGCACGGCGGCGGGTTCTACCACCCGGTCAAGTTCGCGGTGTCCCCGCCGAAGCTGCCGGAGCACCTGCACTGGTTCTTCTGGGAGAGCTACACCACCTGGCTCACGGGCTTCTCGCTCTTCACCATCTCCTACCTCTGGCATGCCAGCACCTACCTGATCGACAGGAGTCTCGTCGCGTGGTCGCCCCCGATGGCGATCGCCGTGGCGCTGGCCTTCCTCGTCGTGTTCTGGATCGCGTACGACGCGATCTGCCGCCTCTTCGGGCAGAGGAAGAACGGCGACGCGATCGTCGGCGCGCTGGTGCTGGTGCTCGTGTGCGTCGCGTCCTGGCTCGCGTGCCACTGGTTCGCGGGCCGCGCCGCCTTCCTGCTGGTGGGCGCGATGATCGCGACGGCGATGAGCGCCAACGTGTTCTTCTGGATCATCCCGGGCCAGCGCAAGGTGATCGCCTCGATCAAGGCGGGCGAGCCGGTGGACCCCATCCACGGCCAGCGCGGCAAGCAGCGCAGCGTGCACAACACCTACTTCACGCTGCCGGTGATCTTCGCGATGCTGTCGAACCACTACAGCTTCACCTGGAGCCACCCGCGCAACTGGCTGGTGCTGATCCTGATGATGTTCGCGGGCGCGGCGATCCGCCAGTTCTTCGTCATGCGCCACGGCTACAAGCTCGGGCGCAACGCCAACCCGCTGCCCTATGCGCTGGTGGGCGTGGCCGTCATCGCCGCGACCGTCGTGTGGCTCGCGCCGGCGGCGAGCACGCAGCCCGCGGCCGCAGCGCAACCTGCGGCGGATTACGCGGCGGTGCAGAAGGTCTTCGAGCAGCGCTGCTACCTGTGCCACGGGGCGCAGGTGCAGATGAAAAACGTGCGGCTCGACTCGCCCGAGGGCGTGAAGCAGCACGCGCAGTCGATCTACCAGCAGGTGGTCGTGACGAAGGTGATGCCGATGAACAACGCCACGGGCATCACGGAGGCGGAACGCGGGCTGGTCGCCCGCTGGTTCCAGGCGGGCGCGCCGGCGCCCTGA
- a CDS encoding GntR family transcriptional regulator: MESSTTHFIVEALSRAIVEHRLQPGTKLAEQKLADHFGVSRTLVRQALFQLSQKRLVRMEPARGAFVAAPTVEESRQVFAVRRMLEAGMTRAFVRELTPAKLRALREHVAQEKDALEGGDAAGMDLLGDFHVRMAELTGNEVLAQILKDLVSRSSLITLMYQRAGAAKHSHEEHAELLKAIAAKDAERAATLMQAHLVHVEESLAFDRKVPTHDIAAALS, translated from the coding sequence ATGGAGTCGTCCACCACGCATTTCATCGTCGAAGCGCTCTCCCGCGCGATCGTGGAACACCGCCTGCAGCCGGGCACCAAGCTCGCGGAACAGAAGCTGGCCGACCATTTCGGCGTCTCCCGCACGCTCGTGCGCCAGGCCCTCTTCCAGCTCTCCCAGAAGCGGCTGGTGCGCATGGAGCCCGCGCGCGGCGCGTTCGTCGCCGCGCCGACGGTGGAGGAATCGCGCCAGGTCTTCGCGGTGCGCCGCATGCTGGAGGCCGGGATGACCCGCGCCTTCGTGCGCGAGCTCACCCCCGCGAAACTGCGGGCGCTGCGCGAGCACGTCGCGCAGGAAAAGGATGCGCTCGAGGGCGGCGACGCGGCGGGCATGGACCTGCTGGGCGACTTCCATGTGCGCATGGCGGAGCTCACGGGCAACGAGGTGCTGGCGCAGATCCTCAAGGACCTCGTCTCGCGCAGCTCGCTCATCACGCTCATGTACCAGCGCGCGGGCGCGGCGAAGCATTCGCACGAGGAACACGCCGAACTCCTGAAGGCGATCGCCGCGAAGGATGCGGAGCGCGCCGCGACGCTGATGCAGGCCCACCTCGTTCATGTCGAGGAGAGCCTGGCCTTCGACCGGAAGGTGCCTACCCACGACATCGCCGCCGCCCTCTCGTGA
- a CDS encoding DMT family transporter, whose protein sequence is MKTDNERKPRLLGWAAATAMVLIATGWQLVTRAGVRSELAPWDLALLRYGVPALLLAPVWRRCGLRPAGLPAWRLAALVAGAGLPFGLLAMAGASFAPAAHMGALLPGASPLLVAALGALVFGSRPGLSQGCGLALLATGLALITLPGWTSGTGHWRGDALFLVAALLWATYTLALRGGGLTAWESAAVISAWSALCVVPLWIAAYASGRSLMFHASPRQVALQVLWQGCLAGVVGLAVFAAAVRRLGPAATSAAGALVPALVAVGGWLLLDEPLGLAGWCGIATVAAGAWMASRPPRPASGARAVPAGTAPAGKTGTA, encoded by the coding sequence ATGAAAACAGACAACGAACGCAAGCCGCGGCTCCTGGGGTGGGCGGCCGCCACCGCCATGGTGCTGATCGCCACGGGGTGGCAGCTGGTGACGCGCGCCGGCGTGCGCTCGGAGCTCGCGCCCTGGGACCTCGCCCTGCTGCGCTACGGCGTCCCCGCCCTGCTGCTCGCGCCCGTGTGGCGACGCTGCGGGCTGCGGCCGGCGGGCCTGCCCGCGTGGCGCCTCGCGGCGCTCGTTGCCGGGGCGGGCCTGCCCTTCGGCCTGCTGGCCATGGCGGGCGCCTCCTTTGCGCCGGCGGCGCACATGGGCGCGTTGCTGCCGGGCGCCTCGCCCTTGCTCGTCGCGGCGCTCGGGGCATTGGTGTTCGGCTCGCGCCCCGGCCTTTCGCAAGGCTGCGGTCTCGCCCTGCTGGCAACGGGACTGGCATTGATCACCCTGCCCGGCTGGACCAGCGGCACCGGTCACTGGCGGGGCGACGCGTTGTTCCTGGTCGCGGCGCTGCTCTGGGCGACGTACACGCTCGCGCTGCGCGGCGGCGGCTTGACCGCGTGGGAGTCTGCGGCGGTCATCAGTGCGTGGTCCGCCCTCTGCGTCGTGCCGCTGTGGATCGCCGCCTACGCATCCGGCCGCAGCCTGATGTTCCACGCGAGCCCGCGGCAGGTCGCGCTGCAGGTGCTGTGGCAGGGTTGTCTTGCCGGCGTGGTGGGCCTTGCCGTCTTCGCGGCCGCCGTGCGCCGCCTGGGCCCGGCCGCCACGTCGGCGGCGGGCGCGCTCGTCCCCGCGCTCGTGGCGGTGGGCGGATGGCTGCTGCTCGACGAGCCGCTGGGCCTGGCCGGCTGGTGCGGCATCGCCACGGTCGCGGCGGGCGCCTGGATGGCGAGCCGCCCGCCGCGGCCCGCTAGCGGCGCCAGGGCGGTGCCGGCTGGAACCGCGCCTGCAGGAAAGACAGGAACAGCTTGA
- a CDS encoding TetR/AcrR family transcriptional regulator, producing MNKAVPRAYAQLGRQVQAGMTRMLVLRAARDLVVESTQAAAFTLDAVAARAGVSRATVFNLFGGKAGLLNALFDEMSHRAGLMDVDALLTQDDARRALGEYVRAFADFYASEHALLKKLRAYAALDADFARLVEGREDKRTAGLEFLVNRLQGGGRVTLAQKRLAAKLKALLVLEVFEMLAASLTVAKAGEALMEMVVSVLDRDGRRVVRATRAAAHGCAARPVPS from the coding sequence ATGAACAAGGCAGTACCCCGCGCGTATGCGCAACTGGGCCGGCAGGTGCAGGCCGGCATGACGCGGATGCTCGTGCTTCGCGCCGCGCGCGACCTGGTGGTCGAGAGCACGCAGGCCGCGGCATTCACGTTGGATGCGGTGGCGGCGCGCGCTGGCGTGTCGCGGGCCACGGTGTTCAACCTGTTCGGCGGCAAGGCCGGCCTGCTCAATGCGCTGTTCGACGAGATGTCGCACCGCGCCGGGCTGATGGACGTGGACGCCCTGTTGACGCAGGACGATGCGCGGCGCGCACTGGGCGAGTACGTTCGCGCCTTCGCGGACTTCTACGCGTCCGAGCACGCGCTGCTGAAGAAGCTGCGCGCCTACGCCGCGCTGGACGCCGACTTCGCCCGTCTGGTGGAGGGACGCGAGGACAAGCGCACCGCCGGCCTGGAATTCCTGGTGAACCGCCTGCAGGGCGGCGGACGCGTGACGCTGGCGCAGAAGCGCCTGGCCGCGAAACTCAAGGCGCTGCTGGTGCTGGAGGTGTTCGAGATGCTGGCGGCGTCGCTGACGGTGGCGAAGGCGGGGGAGGCGCTGATGGAGATGGTGGTGTCGGTGCTGGATCGGGACGGTCGAAGGGTCGTCAGGGCAACACGCGCCGCAGCGCACGGATGCGCTGCCAGACCAGTGCCTTCGTGA
- the xdhC gene encoding xanthine dehydrogenase accessory protein XdhC, which yields MELVTSSLPDEPLVLVTVASTQGSVPREAGAWMAVTARAVSGTVGGGHLEFDAIALARVLLSQPAHAGPEERSYTLGPSLGQCCGGVMRLRYERLEAADIPAARRRLAPRLVPLALFGGGHVGRALVNVLSTLPFAVTWIDSRDGIFPAEPPPHVQCEHSEPVQGAVAQLAAGSRVLVMSFSHAEDLDIVAACLLRQRERGDLPYVGLIGSKTKWAAFRHRLEARGFPPAELAHVTCPIGLPGIAGKEPAVIAVSVAAQLLHTLR from the coding sequence ATGGAACTTGTCACATCTTCGCTGCCGGATGAGCCGCTGGTCCTTGTAACAGTGGCGTCGACGCAGGGCTCCGTCCCGCGCGAGGCGGGGGCGTGGATGGCCGTCACCGCGAGGGCCGTCTCGGGCACCGTCGGCGGCGGGCATCTCGAGTTCGACGCGATCGCGCTCGCGCGGGTGCTGCTCTCGCAGCCCGCCCACGCCGGTCCGGAGGAACGGTCGTACACGCTGGGCCCGAGCCTGGGCCAGTGCTGCGGCGGGGTGATGCGGCTTCGCTACGAGCGCCTCGAGGCCGCGGACATTCCCGCGGCGCGCCGGCGGCTCGCCCCGCGGCTCGTGCCGCTGGCGCTTTTCGGCGGCGGCCATGTCGGCCGGGCTCTCGTCAACGTCCTTTCCACCTTGCCCTTCGCCGTGACGTGGATCGACAGCCGCGACGGGATATTCCCCGCTGAACCGCCGCCGCACGTGCAGTGCGAGCATTCCGAGCCCGTGCAGGGCGCGGTGGCGCAGTTGGCGGCAGGCTCGCGCGTGCTCGTCATGAGCTTCAGCCACGCGGAGGACCTCGATATCGTCGCGGCGTGCCTGCTGCGCCAGAGAGAACGCGGCGACCTGCCCTATGTCGGCCTCATCGGCAGCAAGACGAAGTGGGCGGCCTTCCGCCATCGCCTCGAGGCGCGTGGCTTCCCGCCGGCCGAACTTGCCCACGTGACCTGCCCCATCGGACTGCCAGGCATCGCGGGCAAGGAGCCGGCGGTGATCGCGGTGAGTGTCGCCGCGCAGCTCCTTCATACACTGCGTTAG
- a CDS encoding helix-turn-helix domain-containing protein: MKPVTAPDLPHEATLGAMGKRIREQRRAQRVNATAAAEAAGISRMTLHRIERGEPSVAIGAYASVMAALGLDLAATPRSAPHYPHAAEPDPWIPARVQLARYPQLRQLAWQLKEGAELTPAEAFDIYERNARHLDVQALETAERDLITALRIAFSTRRDV, from the coding sequence ATGAAACCTGTTACGGCGCCTGACCTGCCCCACGAGGCGACGCTCGGCGCCATGGGAAAGCGCATCCGCGAGCAGCGCAGGGCGCAGCGCGTCAATGCAACCGCGGCGGCTGAGGCCGCCGGGATTTCGCGCATGACCCTGCACCGGATCGAGCGCGGCGAGCCTTCCGTGGCGATCGGCGCCTATGCGAGCGTCATGGCCGCACTGGGCCTTGATCTGGCAGCGACACCCCGGTCGGCGCCGCACTACCCGCATGCCGCCGAGCCGGACCCCTGGATACCGGCGCGCGTGCAGCTTGCAAGGTATCCGCAATTGCGGCAGCTGGCCTGGCAACTCAAGGAAGGCGCCGAACTGACGCCGGCGGAGGCATTCGACATCTACGAACGCAATGCGCGCCATCTCGACGTGCAGGCGCTCGAGACGGCCGAGCGCGACCTGATCACTGCCCTGCGCATCGCCTTCTCCACCCGGCGCGATGTTTGA
- the uraH gene encoding hydroxyisourate hydrolase → MGLSTHVLDTMHGSPAAGMAVALYTTQGDAATLVRRFVLDADGRSPEGPLYADGELKAGTYRLVFDVAAYFEAKGVALPKPAFLDRVTLDFGVASPQQHYHVPLLVSPWSYSTYRGS, encoded by the coding sequence ATGGGCCTGAGCACCCACGTCCTCGACACGATGCACGGCAGCCCGGCCGCCGGCATGGCGGTCGCGCTCTACACGACGCAGGGCGACGCCGCGACGCTGGTGAGGCGCTTCGTGCTCGATGCGGATGGGCGCAGCCCGGAGGGGCCGCTGTACGCGGACGGCGAACTGAAGGCGGGGACCTACCGGCTCGTCTTCGACGTGGCCGCGTATTTCGAGGCGAAAGGCGTGGCGCTGCCGAAGCCCGCGTTCCTGGACCGCGTGACGCTGGATTTCGGCGTCGCCAGCCCGCAGCAGCACTACCACGTGCCGCTGCTGGTCAGCCCGTGGAGCTACTCCACCTACCGCGGTTCATGA
- a CDS encoding M20 family metallopeptidase, whose amino-acid sequence MTDYERLDAWIDAHFDEEVKFLQALVRIPTDTPPGDNAPHAERTADLLGEFGFDAEKHAVPQADVHEYGLQSITNLIVRRRYGDGGRTIALNAHGDVVPPGEGWTHDPYGGEIEDGKMYGRATAVSKGDFASFTFAVRALESLQGKRKGAVELHFTYDEEFGGEMGPGWLLRHGLTKPDLMIAAGFSYEVVTAHNGCLQMEVTVHGKMAHAAIPQSGVDALQGAVSILNALYAQNAGYRKVTSQVPGITHPYLNVGRIEGGTNTNVVPGKVVFKLDRRMIPEENPAEVEASIRRVIAESAALCPGITVDIKRLLLANSMRPLPGNRPLVDAIQKHGEAVFGQPIPAMGTPLYTDVRLYAEAGVPGVIYGAGPRTVLESHAKRADERLELEDLRKATKVVARTLRDLLV is encoded by the coding sequence ATGACCGACTACGAACGACTCGACGCGTGGATCGACGCGCACTTCGACGAGGAAGTGAAATTCCTGCAGGCGCTCGTGCGCATCCCCACGGACACGCCCCCGGGCGACAACGCCCCGCATGCCGAACGCACCGCGGACCTGCTCGGGGAATTCGGCTTCGACGCCGAGAAGCACGCCGTACCGCAGGCGGACGTGCACGAGTACGGCCTGCAATCCATCACGAACCTGATCGTGCGCAGGCGTTACGGCGACGGCGGCCGCACCATCGCGCTCAACGCGCACGGCGACGTGGTCCCGCCGGGCGAAGGCTGGACGCACGACCCGTACGGCGGCGAGATCGAGGACGGGAAGATGTACGGCCGCGCGACCGCGGTGAGCAAGGGCGACTTCGCGAGCTTCACCTTCGCCGTGCGCGCGCTCGAGTCGCTGCAGGGGAAACGCAAGGGCGCGGTGGAACTGCACTTCACCTACGACGAGGAATTCGGCGGCGAGATGGGGCCGGGCTGGCTGCTGCGCCACGGGCTGACGAAGCCCGACCTCATGATCGCCGCGGGTTTCAGCTACGAAGTGGTGACGGCGCACAACGGCTGCCTGCAGATGGAAGTGACGGTGCACGGCAAGATGGCGCACGCCGCGATTCCGCAGTCGGGCGTCGACGCGCTGCAGGGCGCTGTCTCCATCCTGAATGCCCTGTACGCGCAGAACGCCGGCTACCGGAAGGTCACGTCGCAGGTGCCCGGCATCACCCATCCGTACCTGAACGTCGGGCGGATCGAGGGCGGCACCAACACCAACGTCGTGCCGGGCAAGGTGGTATTCAAGCTCGACCGCCGGATGATCCCCGAGGAGAATCCCGCGGAGGTGGAAGCCTCCATCCGCCGCGTGATCGCCGAATCCGCCGCCCTGTGCCCGGGCATCACCGTGGATATCAAGCGCCTGCTGCTCGCGAATTCCATGCGCCCGCTGCCGGGCAACCGGCCCCTGGTCGATGCGATCCAGAAACATGGCGAGGCGGTCTTCGGCCAGCCGATCCCCGCGATGGGAACGCCGCTGTACACCGACGTGCGGCTGTATGCGGAGGCCGGCGTCCCCGGCGTCATCTACGGCGCCGGCCCGCGCACCGTGCTGGAGTCGCACGCCAAGCGCGCGGACGAGCGGCTGGAGCTGGAGGATCTGCGCAAGGCGACGAAGGTGGTGGCCCGGACGTTGAGGGATTTGCTGGTCTGA